Within the Tachysurus fulvidraco isolate hzauxx_2018 chromosome 3, HZAU_PFXX_2.0, whole genome shotgun sequence genome, the region GGGAATGAGCTGATATTTGGGATTCAACCCTAGTTCTGTCGAGGAAGTTTTCACTCACAATAACGTTTACtgtgtaaaacaaaataaaaaaaacacattcaattAAACAGATTAATAATCTATAGATTTTAAAGTCCGAGCTTCCAAACCCAACATGCAGACTAATTTAATTTCTCTCATTCACGCCTCGCGCTTGACTCGGATTACTACAGACGCTTGGTTTAGCAACAATGTAACAATGTTTCAGATCGTTTCCTTGAAAATCGCTTTGATCTCCGCTTTTGTAGTTTAATGCAAAACCGACAATGAACACAAACAGCCTGCCATCATCTGTAGCCCataaaaagaagcagaaaagaaaaaagaaccctccctctttctcggtacagaacaatataaacaaacaaaaaaaaaaaacacaaagagtgAGTGACTCAAACTTACCGTGCCACTATAAAACCTGTATAGGAGTCTGTTAAGTTACAAACCGTTATCTATCCTGTCGTTTGTTTGAACTTTTTTCCCTCCAGGATAATTAAGGCATGGCGTGCTTTTCCTCTCACACAAAGCTAGACAGCAGCAGCAGACAGGCGCCTTAAAGAGACAGACACCTCTTAACATCTCGAACACAGGTGAGTTCTGAGGCCCAGCCCTCCTCCTGCTCATACACACCTAATGGAGGTCTCCACTCTATTGCACTGTTATTCATGAAGCAAATACATTCCATTCAAATATTAGATTTACAACACTTGTTTTTTAattccttcatttatttcatgtaaGCACTTTATCCCTGTCAGGGTTGTGGTAAGTCTGGAGCCCACTGGAGTCTGGAGAATACTGAGTGAAGGTCACGAGCACCATGCatacatgttcacacacacacacaattcaattcaattcaattcaaatttagtTCTATAGCGTATATTGtcattgacattgtctcaaagcagctttacagaacataagcagagaacaaaaggttattatacagaataatataaagattcatataatacaaaagttcacgattaatattagatatatttaaatgtgtttgtatttatccctaatgagcaagtctgaagtgaatcaggtgactgtggtgaggaaaaactcccttgaatggtaaaggaagaaaccttgagaggaaccaaacataaagaggaacccatcctcatatgggtgtcactggatagtgtgattataaatataaagtctgataaatgttgtattgatgaagTCATcttcctcaaagaccacatggagttggtatcTCCGCTTTAGTATAGCGCTGAGTCCAAGTGGAGCTGGTATCTCTAGatgcttcaggatcctcacagagtcggcctcatccaTGGGAAGTATATTATTACCAAGCCACCTACAGGCATGTTTATGAAGGAGAACATTCAAAATTCCACACATACCTGTGACCCTCTACTTGTGAGGCAGCAACTCTACCTTTTATGGCACTGCCCCATCCTAGAttagtaatatttaatatattagatAACTATACAagtagcctaataataatataatacactgTTATCGTGCAAACACAGTGGCACAATGTGTAAAGTGGGTTGTAATGCTGTCTCATAGCTCCAGGAGCCCCAGATTCAATCCAGTACTTGGGTCTTCCTGTGTTTTCCCAGTGACAATGTGAGACTGGACTGGTGTTCCAACTACAATGTATTCTCATCTCATGACCACTGTTTTTGGGATATGATCCAGATCCACTGTGACCTTTACTAAGATAAAACAGTTACTATAGTTAAATGAACTGCAGTCTACATAGTGTCCAGAAATACTTTGTTCACCCTGTGCTAATCTGTATAATGCATCAATACAAGGTCAATACATGCTGCATCAGAGAATGGAAAGAGGAGTACAGGAGGAGTTACATTGTGTGCTATAATCAAGTTACAATACAAGTTTAATGGCAATATGAGAAAAGTATGAAATTACAACCCATTTCCATCCCTAGAATGAGAGacaaacaaatctttttaaaatttgaagCATTTAATTGCTCCTTTTAGCAAAATTCAGCATTCTAAGTTATCTATAATTccaacagtaaagaaaaaaaagacagtaaaaTGTTAATTGACataatatgttaatatataaatgatataaatgccTAAATGATGGGCTACGGGTAAGAATGAAATAAAGAGGCACCATTTTCAGTCTTAGATCTGAATAACTATCAATAACTTGATGGACAAGTATGgtctaaaaaaatctatatgGATTACATATGATAAGTCTTATAGTATCTTAATTGTAGTCTTGCAggtaattttaaacattataaaagGAGCAATTTCAGCTTGTAAGTGACACAAATGGACATATCTTACAGAATTTTAAAGGTTCTGGTTATGTTCTACtagaaaattgtttattttacaatttgaCTTATCATGGAGGAAACATGTTTTGCCAGTCATTTCTAACCATGTTACAAACATCACAACTGATGTTGCTCGTTGTTTAGCTGTTTCAAATGCTTAATGATTGTGTTTAATCCAGCTATACCGCCACCTGTAAAGTTAAcaagtaaaacacacactgtagggTTATCTTTCAAGAGGATGAAGCTCTAATAAGTCAAGAATACAAGGTAGTTTCCTGTTAGACACATACTTTTTAACTTAACCAAATctacaattacatttatatactgCATGTGAGGGGAATaacaaacaagaacacacatttatttccatctttattttttatgaacttTTCCATGTGAACCCACAACCTCAATGTTTTCGTTCCATCATTAATACTTGTCTCAAATTGCACAACAAAAAATGggatttacttttaaatattgGAAAGGAAATCAGAGCTAAAAGTCCCAATAAGAGAAAGGCGTGACTAAGTAGATGTTGCCTGGTTGCAGCTTATCAATTGGTTCACTTTAACATTTCTACGTGGAAATAATTCTCAAAAGGTATCCATCAACAAGAAAGTTCTCAGTCTGTAAATCACACACCTACTAAAAAGCATGTACATGTTTAAAGTACTGACTGCTGATATACCATGGGTTGGCAAAGCTGGTAAACTAGAAGGGTTTATTTGCATACAGTAGTGTACTATGCTTTCAAAGCACACAATATCAATTATGGGCATCCAAATTCATGCCAGAAGACAAAttgtacatataaaaataatgaaattattgACTCCACAAACACTCTGTTTCCAAGCACTACAGAGTATATACTCCAGCAGTTCTCTTAGAAATCACAGGAAGAGTTTACAATCCCGAACACACATTTGTATACTACACCTGGGAACATTCAGAAAATCAAGAAACTAAAAGACAACGAAGAATCAGAAAAATAGGCACAATCAGGGAGATAGAACCTGTTATTACAATTGCCTGTCATACAGTCATACCAAAATGGCAGAATAAAACGGACCAAAAAGAAACAGTGCATTTTAGAAATGTGGCAGACGCACACTCGTACTGCTCACAAAACAAGTGACCAAATTAGGGAAGAAGTCCCAGACCCAGCTATGCGTACATGTGTGCATGAAGACAATCAATGtcaagaggggaaaaaaacaaaacaaaacaaaaacacagacccATGGATTTCTAGAAACAAAACTCATGTGCTTAATTCACCCACAAATTTAAAGCAAAATTGCCAAGTCAAAGTAActgtcaaaaaaacaaaaacaaattttttttttacagtggcTGGAGTAGGTTGTTAATTGGtgtcaaaccttttttttggcttattttttattttttaaaaatgtgactGTATTGGTATGCGTGTAGTATCAACCAGTCCATAAGCATGCTGTACGATGGCCAAGCTGTGCTCAGTAGCATGTACCATACAGCGGTACACTCCATCTTCACTCATCTGATCCAGCAGAGCGCTTCTGTGTCCTCTTACGGGGTGATCTTCTGGGGGAAGCCTTATCTAGAGGGAGGTaaagtcaaatcaaatcaacttACTTTGACTTTGTAGGCATCGTCTTTTAACAACTACTGCAAAATTCAACATACAGTTCTGTGcctacatttattcattaaaaaatatgtattacTGATTTTGTAAATTTCAGGAAAACAAACCCCAATAACCATTTTTatagaataaagaaaattgAGGTTTATgaaaaattaatacattttgtgACTTAAAAAACCCTTGAGATTGTGGGTAACCAAACACCACAAGCCTCTTTTTGCATTGGAGCCTTTTATTAAATCTTACTGTAAAAAATGGTagcaaatgagagagagaaataaagtggCCTGAACTCTTACTttactaggctaccacatttcTGAAAAGTAAAAGGAAATCTCACCTCGCCGACTCTGCACTGAAGAtgcaaaaggaaagaaagagacagaatgagTGATTCAGAAAGTAAGCAAGCGCACCATCGGCCAATGCAAGATAAAAGATGTGGAAAAAATGCAGCAAAGCCAGTGTTCGTCTCAGACCGGTCAGGTCTCAAAAGATAGGtcaaaatgtgtgaatgaaaaagCAAAGACATCTTTATAGAATtagaaagaatgaagaaaaaaattccaaacAGACTCTTTGAgcacatgtttaaaaatctATTAGGaaattacatgtatataaaacaagaaGATGAAACTCACTGATTTGATTGAGTGTCTCTTGTGGGATCCAGCTCATATCAACGTCATTATGGTTGGAGGTCCCCATCTCCACCTTGGCCACAGGTCTCCTCctctgcagacacacacaagcaatcAAATGCTGTAAGACCTAGTTGACACACAGCCATTAACATTTGACCGCAAGTGGACTGTGATAAAAACATGTGATGAGGAACTAATGCATCTCAAAGACTCAGTGAGGTCATTCTCTCATCCTCTATTGCCTTTTGTGAATGTAATGTCTTATACCTTTCCTTATGACTGCTTTGTTTCATCTGAAAAACCAATGGCATTCATAGCCTGTTATCTTCATACAGAATACCAACACTCGCTCATACAATTGTATAACATTTTAGATCAATACTGCgcacattaaaaacagaaactaaATCATTTGAGGGATAAAGTGTAATTCATAGAGTGTAACTTTAATCTACCTCATGACAGCAAAAAAAGGTCACCAAATTAAACTGCTAAAGCTCAGGGGTCTTGGGAGACAGAGGGTCCCTATAACTTTTCCACAATGTCTTacagtcatttttttctttttctttgcatgCTTCTTATTTtcactgcagtttatttatcTCCTAACAGCATTACACATTGTACAGCattgtacaatacacacatatctTGCTCCTTGGGTCCAGGAGAAACCTTATCTGATTTCACTGGTTATTTGCACATTGTGTATGGCTGTGAAAGTAATGAAGATCTACTTGACCTGCTTTGCACAGGGCTAAAAGAGCCGCACTAAGAACCCAGGCCCATCCATACACCTCCTTATAACGTGTTACATTTCTTGACTTTTACCTTCCTAGATTCCAAAAGCTGATGCAATCCAACAACCACCAGAAGCCCAAGCCCAGAGAGGAACACGTACATAAAGATCCTGTGGGAAGAGGACAACCTGTCAGTTTTTGGACATGCTTATGGAGGGGCAGACAAGAAGGTACAAGAAACTTGATGGCCAGCCAAGATAAAATCAGGAATTCATTTAAACACTTACGTCTCTCCATCCAGACCATCCTCTCTCTCAGTGACGGTGACCGTCTGGTTAAACACTGCATCCTGGAAAACGTTGccctgttatttaaaaaaaaaaaaaagaagaaaaagaaaaaacttttaaattagaattaaaCTGTCTTCCATTTCTCTTAACCAATAGAGAAACATTCTATGTTGCTCTGGTTTGTTTGTAAAAGTTTCCATATCTTTATTATTGATATTGACTCGATAATGTCTACTACGCTTTGATTTAAAAATCATTCTAGGTTAAATTCTGACtcatttaatatatacataaatccctcaaaaataatctgaataataCAAACTGATGCACCCCTAGGTGGTCCAGCAACAGAATCCCACGCTCTCGTTGCCACGGCCCGGGTTCGATTTCCGGGCAaggagctaacccagccactgaagtgTTAACTCTCAGTACCGGTCCAGAGCCcggataaaaatgggagggttgtgtcaagTGGGGCTTCCGTAAAACCTTTGCAAATCTACATGGAACACGTGATCCACTTTGGTGGCTTCGATCAGGGAGCAGCCGtaggacttaaaaaaaaaaaaaaaaaatctaaacttttCCCTGGCCATGAGCAGCACCGCATTCCCAAATTACCAAAGCTGGTTATTTATACAATCTGTGCAGTTGGTCTGCATCTTGTTGCAGTGTCAAGTCTCTACAGTCACACTTACACTGCTATCCTTGTAGTTGAGGTTGATGACCAAGCCAAAGGGGCGACCACCCATGGGTTCAGCTGGAATGAACGAGTACTCAAATGTGGCCTGACGCTGTGGAGGCACCACCGTGCCCAGCTGCAGAGCAGTGAAGTTCTGGATGTAAAACTGGAAGTCCTGAGGGTAGCGGAAGGAAGCGTCCAAAGACTCGACTACAAAATCTTCACTGCCTTTATTGGTGAAGCCCAGCAGGAATTTTACAATGTTGTTGGCTGGAAAGTCTGGAATTCAATAAAGAGTAAATATTTTAGCAAATTATCTAAACTGTTGCATTCACATAAATGTGTAATCATAAACAGGCTTTGTAAACAAGTCACATTTGAAAGAAAAAGTTGTATGAGCTACCTTCTCCTTTGACAAACAGAATGGTTGTATCAGCATTCGGGGAAGGCTTTATCTCTCCTGCTagagcttcttcttcttcctcttcctccttttcttcAGTCTGACCCAGATCATTTACAATAATTAGATTTATGTGATTCATGAAAATATAATTAGCAAGGCTATAATTAAGCAATCATAAAAGACTCTTACCAGTTCTGTATTTTCATCATCTTCCACCTCTGCTTCGTCATCCTCGTCTTCAGCAATCACATCATCAGTAGTATCTTCATCAGctgcctcttcttcttcttctgtaacATCTTGTGCTGCTACTAATGTGCCTTAAAGGTGGACAGAATATTCAACCCATTAACTCTCAATCTTTTTATAGCATCGATAGGTGCATGGTGTCAGATTTGTTTGTACAGATAAATAACGAGCTGGGATCCACGACTAAAAAAGTTTCATGGTTCAGCTTCCACATACCTCAAACCTCATCCCCAGAACAGACAgcattattttatctatttataagCTAATTGTCTATTTAACTTAAACTCAAGCCTAtgcattctttttgttttttaaaataatgtaggCATAACTCCAGGTGTTGCCCAATCACGACGAGATCGCCCTGAAGCACAGAGGAAAGACAGAAGAGCTGAGCAACATCCTCCAGGAACtttgaggaagaagaggaagatatacctttatttgtcccacaatggggaaatttctctgttacagcagcaaagagaaataaatgcaaatatacaaaagaatagagacataataatgtaatatacacaacacaaagtaTTGTGGATCTTCAAAtctctttaaatgaataaatcctgAACCACAGAGATATACTGCTCCACAGTGTACTTTTAAATTGTTCCCTTTTGCACAAAATAGGCTGTATGGCACAAGTAAACAGGAcagaacagacaaacacattttaGGTCATCATGACCATTGATTCTCGTCCTCAGGTCATTCACTACACTGCAACCAACACAATAAATCAAGAAGCAGGTATACGAACAAACGACAACGTTATTGTTttggggtttgtttgtttttttttttacagaaaaggaCAATTTTAATCACGACTTCAATTTCAGGAAACAGCAGTCTGCTTCTGCAAACATGGCTAGAATGCTAATGGTAAGTTAGCACTAGCATATTAGCACTAGCATATTAGCACTAGCCGTTAAGGACACGTCAGTCAAGACAAGCTCATGTTGTAtgtatcttttatttacaaaaatctatttaacTTAACTGAGATAAGGGAGACTGTTATAACACGTACTAATTCAGTGAGAGTTCCTAACATTAAGCGTGTAAATAAAACGAAAAGCTCACTACAGCTGAAGCTCAACGTGCACGCGCAGGCCCACTGAGGTAAAGCTAACAGAGAAAGACAAGCAGGCTAATGCATCAAAACGACTGAAAACAACCACTTTGCGTTTTTTAAAAGCTTACCTTTTATAAAGACAGTCACCGGGAAAGCTAGCAACAGCAACAGTAGTAATTTTGGAAGGAATTTGAGCATTTTGCTGAGTTGAAACAGCGACACTAACAGCTAGTTGCTCTATACCTGCTGCTATCATAGGAACCAGGcttactgcgcatgcgcactgtGGGGATCACTGTAGGTATGACGTTGACCAAATAAAGAGGCCAGATTTATCACAGAAGGAAGATAAATAAAccttgatttttaatttaatcagtTTTCTACTTATCAGTGGTGGTACAAAATGAATCAAGCTACAAGCTACACAAACTACTGCTCATGGCTGTGAATAGGATTGTTGGTGACTAGGAattattaggattttttttttcaaacattacACTTTCTAGGGAATACATAGAATTGTGgggggaaaataaaataaataatgaataaattaaataaaacatgcagcCGGAAATGCTTGTGGATGAGCAATAATGGAGGATAAATGGCAGACATAATCTATGGTCCTGTTCAGGTGAACCacttatttttgttgtacagtTTGTTACGTTTGTAGTAGTCAATGCGGTGAATTTACTGTTTAGAATTGGGACTGTATCCCAGCTACttttttccacaagccatcagactccttaataactgaactgtactgagcacaaaacacacgcacaacaactgtatggactgcacagacctacaccaaatacacactcttccaatatacaactgtttacatgctgttttacaatatctcaggtaactgctgctataatactaatgtgttcattccagtatacgcttttttttgtgtattgtcttgtatttttttgtttgcactgtctttttgtctggtcctgaactgtcttttgtcctgcactgtcttattgtcttgtcctgcattgtgtacaccaggtttcaaagttgcactttatgtatctaggactaacttactaagtccttagctctgtctttgttttatgtcgcaccctgatcctggagaaacgttgtctcatttcactgtgtactgcaacaactatatatggttaaaatgacaataaaagcttcttgacttgacttgacttcttgatTACAGCTCCTCTTGGTGCAACGAGAAGGACTTTTTCTCAGACCTCCAGATTGAAATGGGAAGCTTCAGTTCATTTTGACACACAAAGgtctgtagagtttacacagcatggtgagaaaaacaaaaaacatccagtgaacAGAAGTTTTGCAGATGGAAACCTCATTCATGTGAAATATTAGAGGAGAAATACCAggctggtttgagctgacatgAAGTAGTAGCAGCTGGGGGAGTGGTAGATcaggggttggggttggggcaTTGGGCtattgattggaaggttgtgagtttgaattccAACAAGCTGCCTCCTGggtcccttaaccctcatttgctcagGTATAGAAAagtataaattagataaatgtaagttgctcatTCATGTAAGTGTttaaggatgtctgccaaatgctgtcaATATAAGTATCAAATAACCTGCAACTGTGttcagcagaaaagcatttcaaaaTTCATAACATCCCAAATCTTGAAGCATATGGGCTATAACAGAAGAAAACCACCACCAGATTCCTAATATAGGTACACTACAATAAAGGTGTATGTTTCAGTGTTTTGCCTGCTCTAACGTGCCCAATTCAATGCAGGAAATGCTGTAAATTAGCTGATTATTTGAGTGTGTTGGGAGCTGTGCAGGACAAGTGGTACTTCAGATCAAGTCCTGCACCCCaactccactgaacacctttgggatgaacagACTCCACCCCAGTCTTCCTCACCACACGGATGCTGTGAGGGTGAAAGTTGAGTggcatctaaaaaaaatataaagatgaatttaatcattaaataaaaatgacaatctGCGTCAGCACCATCTACGTACACAATAGGACACGACAGATTCACAGTAATCTTATTACCTCTAGCACCCTGTCCAGAGACGCTACTCAGCCTGTCCTGCAGAGGGCAGTAATTGCTTAAGAAATCAAAATAAACGAAGAACATAGCGGAAGTTGTCTgagaacaac harbors:
- the ssr1 gene encoding translocon-associated protein subunit alpha isoform X2; amino-acid sequence: MLKFLPKLLLLLLLAFPVTVFIKGTLVAAQDVTEEEEEAADEDTTDDVIAEDEDDEAEVEDDENTELTEEKEEEEEEEALAGEIKPSPNADTTILFVKGEDFPANNIVKFLLGFTNKGSEDFVVESLDASFRYPQDFQFYIQNFTALQLGTVVPPQRQATFEYSFIPAEPMGGRPFGLVINLNYKDSSGNVFQDAVFNQTVTVTEREDGLDGETIFMYVFLSGLGLLVVVGLHQLLESRKRRRPVAKVEMGTSNHNDVDMSWIPQETLNQINKASPRRSPRKRTQKRSAGSDE
- the ssr1 gene encoding translocon-associated protein subunit alpha isoform X1, which encodes MLKFLPKLLLLLLLAFPVTVFIKGTLVAAQDVTEEEEEAADEDTTDDVIAEDEDDEAEVEDDENTELTEEKEEEEEEEALAGEIKPSPNADTTILFVKGEDFPANNIVKFLLGFTNKGSEDFVVESLDASFRYPQDFQFYIQNFTALQLGTVVPPQRQATFEYSFIPAEPMGGRPFGLVINLNYKDSSGNVFQDAVFNQTVTVTEREDGLDGETIFMYVFLSGLGLLVVVGLHQLLESRKRRRPVAKVEMGTSNHNDVDMSWIPQETLNQIMQSRRDKASPRRSPRKRTQKRSAGSDE